Proteins from a genomic interval of Streptomyces sp. NBC_00820:
- a CDS encoding NADP-dependent oxidoreductase, whose protein sequence is MSNVNTMRAISQDVLGGPEVLKEVEIERPVPRPNEVLVRVRAAGVNPTDWKHRATGGFLGEPPFVLGWDVSGEVVETGVGVAAFEPGDEVFGMLPYPFGHGSHAEYVIAPVRALTHKPASIDHTQAGALPLVSLTAWQALTEHAGLRPGQRVLIHAAAGGVGHVAVQIAKALGAYVIGTASEGKHDFLREIGVDEVIDYRSTDFTEAVQDVDVVLDTLGGETSVRSLRVLRPGGVVVSILPVGSPEFHEEAERLGVRAVRMLVDADRAGMREIAGLAESGKLRATIAGTFPLAEAAKAHELGDTGRTTGKLVLLAD, encoded by the coding sequence ATGAGCAATGTGAACACCATGCGTGCCATCAGCCAGGACGTCCTCGGAGGCCCCGAGGTCCTGAAGGAAGTCGAGATCGAGCGGCCCGTGCCGCGTCCCAACGAGGTACTGGTCCGGGTGCGGGCCGCCGGGGTCAACCCGACCGACTGGAAGCACCGGGCCACCGGCGGGTTCCTGGGCGAGCCGCCGTTCGTCCTGGGCTGGGACGTCTCCGGCGAGGTGGTGGAGACCGGCGTGGGCGTCGCCGCCTTCGAGCCCGGCGACGAGGTCTTCGGCATGCTGCCCTACCCGTTCGGTCACGGCTCGCACGCCGAGTACGTGATCGCCCCGGTCCGCGCCCTGACGCACAAGCCGGCCTCGATCGACCACACCCAGGCGGGCGCGCTGCCGCTGGTGTCCCTGACCGCCTGGCAGGCGCTGACCGAGCACGCCGGACTGCGGCCCGGCCAGCGGGTGCTGATCCACGCCGCGGCAGGCGGGGTCGGGCACGTGGCCGTACAGATCGCCAAGGCGCTCGGCGCGTACGTGATCGGCACGGCGAGCGAGGGCAAGCACGACTTCCTGCGGGAGATCGGCGTGGACGAGGTGATCGACTACCGGTCCACGGACTTCACCGAGGCGGTCCAGGACGTCGACGTCGTCCTGGACACGCTCGGCGGCGAGACGTCCGTACGGTCACTGCGCGTACTGCGGCCGGGCGGCGTCGTGGTGTCGATCCTGCCGGTCGGTTCGCCGGAGTTCCACGAAGAGGCCGAGCGCCTCGGCGTGCGGGCGGTACGGATGCTGGTCGACGCCGACCGGGCCGGGATGCGGGAGATCGCCGGGCTGGCGGAGTCGGGCAAGCTGCGCGCGACGATCGCGGGCACCTTCCCGCTGGCCGAGGCCGCGAAGGCGCACGAGCTGGGCGACACGGGCCGCACGACGGGCAAGCTGGTCCTGCTGGCGGACTGA
- a CDS encoding GlxA family transcriptional regulator — MRGTPKETPAPERVVVLALDGVYPFELGIPSRILGAADGHYEVLTCTVDGRPVRTNSDFGIDVRHGPEILETADTVVVTSVPPEFLPTELPDELAAALARIRPDARIVSICTAAFVLAAAGLLDGRRATTHWQVADLFRRRYPRVDLDPDVLFVDDGRILTSAGAASGVDICLHLIRTDHGSELANSVARRCVVPPFRDGGQAQYIEQPVPGSGAASTAATRTWALERLDEPLTLTDLAGHARMSLRTFARRFGDEVGLSPGRWIVQQRVARARHLLESSDLSVDRIAAEVGFATGASLRQHLHASIGVSPQAYRRTFHQSR; from the coding sequence ATGCGTGGCACACCCAAGGAAACCCCGGCCCCCGAGCGTGTGGTCGTCCTCGCCCTCGACGGCGTCTACCCCTTCGAGCTGGGCATCCCCAGCCGCATCCTCGGCGCCGCCGACGGCCACTACGAGGTGCTGACCTGCACGGTCGACGGCCGCCCGGTGCGCACCAACTCCGACTTCGGCATCGACGTGCGGCACGGCCCGGAGATCCTGGAGACCGCCGACACGGTCGTCGTCACCTCCGTCCCGCCCGAGTTCCTGCCCACGGAACTGCCCGACGAGCTCGCCGCCGCCCTCGCCCGCATCCGCCCGGACGCGCGGATCGTGTCCATCTGCACCGCCGCGTTCGTCCTCGCCGCGGCCGGGCTCCTCGACGGCCGCCGGGCCACCACCCACTGGCAGGTGGCCGACCTGTTCCGCCGCCGCTACCCGCGCGTGGATCTCGACCCGGACGTCCTCTTCGTGGACGACGGCCGGATCCTCACCTCCGCCGGGGCCGCCTCCGGCGTCGACATCTGCCTGCACCTCATCCGCACCGACCACGGCAGCGAGCTGGCCAACAGCGTCGCCCGCCGCTGCGTGGTACCCCCGTTCCGGGACGGCGGGCAGGCCCAGTACATCGAACAGCCCGTGCCCGGCAGCGGCGCCGCGAGCACGGCAGCCACCCGCACCTGGGCCCTGGAGCGCCTGGACGAGCCGCTCACCCTGACCGACCTCGCCGGACACGCCCGGATGAGCCTGCGTACCTTCGCCCGCCGCTTCGGCGACGAGGTCGGACTCAGCCCCGGCCGCTGGATCGTCCAGCAGCGCGTCGCCCGCGCCCGGCACCTGCTGGAGTCCAGCGACCTCTCCGTGGACCGCATCGCGGCCGAGGTCGGCTTCGCCACCGGCGCCTCCCTGCGGCAGCACCTGCACGCCTCGATCGGGGTGTCCCCACAGGCCTACCGGCGGACCTTCCACCAGTCCCGCTGA
- a CDS encoding amidohydrolase has product MHADLLFTGGPVLTPGGRTATAVAVTGGRVTAVGDDDGLRELAGPRTEVVDLAGRLLMPGFQDAHVHPVSAGLEALRCDLTGATTAEASVAAVRAYAEAHPGREWILGGGWSMEAFEGGTPTKELLDAIVPDRPVYLPNRDHHGAWVNSRALELAGVDRDTPDPADGRIERNSSGEPGGTLQEGAMRLVGRLVPPATAADRLAALLHAQRHLHALGITAWQDALVGDFAGMADPAEAYRTAARDGSLTARVSGALWWDRTRGAEQIPELTERRAALRCGRLHADTVKLMLDGVAENHTAALLDPYLDKCGHVTANRGKSFIDPARLPHYVTELDALGFQCHFHALGDRAVRDALDAVEAARTANGPSDTRPHLAHLQVVHPRDVPRFAGLGATATIQPLWAAHEPQMDELTIPFLGAERAALQYPFAALLRSGARLAAGSDWPVSSPDPLHGIHVAVNRVEPGGTRPVFLPHQRLSLTEALTAYTAGSAYVNRLDECGRVAVGALADLVVLDRDPFAGPPEAISETRVAVTYVEGERVYAALGE; this is encoded by the coding sequence ATGCACGCTGATCTGCTCTTCACAGGTGGCCCCGTCCTCACCCCCGGGGGTCGTACGGCGACCGCTGTCGCCGTCACCGGGGGTCGCGTCACCGCCGTCGGGGACGACGACGGGCTGCGCGAACTGGCCGGGCCGCGCACGGAGGTGGTGGATCTCGCGGGGCGGCTGCTGATGCCGGGCTTCCAGGACGCGCATGTCCATCCGGTCTCCGCCGGCCTGGAGGCGCTCCGGTGCGATCTGACCGGGGCGACGACGGCCGAGGCGAGCGTGGCCGCCGTGCGCGCGTACGCCGAGGCCCATCCGGGGCGGGAGTGGATCCTCGGCGGCGGGTGGTCGATGGAGGCGTTCGAGGGGGGTACGCCGACGAAGGAGCTGCTGGACGCGATCGTGCCGGACCGGCCCGTGTACCTGCCGAACCGGGACCATCACGGCGCCTGGGTGAACAGCCGCGCGCTGGAGCTGGCCGGCGTCGACCGCGACACACCGGACCCGGCCGACGGGCGGATCGAGCGGAACTCCTCGGGCGAGCCGGGCGGCACGCTGCAGGAGGGTGCGATGCGGCTGGTCGGCCGGCTCGTCCCGCCCGCCACCGCGGCCGACCGGCTCGCGGCGCTCCTGCACGCCCAGCGGCATCTGCACGCGCTCGGCATCACCGCGTGGCAGGACGCGCTGGTCGGCGACTTCGCCGGCATGGCCGATCCGGCCGAGGCGTACCGCACCGCCGCCCGGGACGGTTCACTCACCGCGCGCGTGTCCGGGGCGCTGTGGTGGGACCGGACGCGCGGCGCCGAACAGATCCCCGAACTCACCGAGAGGCGGGCCGCGTTGAGGTGCGGGCGGCTCCACGCGGACACCGTGAAGCTGATGCTGGACGGGGTCGCCGAGAACCACACCGCCGCGCTGCTCGACCCCTACCTGGACAAGTGCGGCCACGTCACCGCCAATCGCGGCAAGAGCTTCATCGATCCGGCCCGACTTCCCCACTACGTCACGGAGTTGGATGCCCTTGGCTTCCAGTGCCACTTCCACGCGCTGGGCGACCGCGCCGTACGCGACGCGCTGGACGCCGTCGAAGCGGCCCGGACGGCCAACGGGCCGAGCGACACCCGGCCGCACCTGGCGCATCTCCAGGTCGTCCACCCGCGGGACGTGCCGCGCTTCGCCGGGCTCGGCGCCACCGCCACCATCCAGCCGCTGTGGGCCGCGCACGAACCGCAGATGGACGAGCTGACGATCCCCTTCCTCGGGGCCGAACGGGCCGCCCTGCAGTACCCCTTCGCGGCGCTGCTGCGCTCCGGCGCCCGGCTCGCGGCGGGCAGCGACTGGCCGGTGAGCAGCCCCGACCCGCTCCACGGCATCCATGTCGCCGTCAACCGCGTCGAACCGGGCGGCACCCGACCGGTGTTCCTGCCGCACCAGCGCCTGAGTCTCACGGAGGCCCTGACGGCGTACACGGCCGGGTCGGCGTACGTGAACCGTCTGGACGAATGCGGGCGCGTGGCCGTCGGAGCGCTCGCCGATCTGGTGGTGCTGGACCGCGACCCGTTCGCCGGACCGCCCGAGGCGATCTCGGAGACGAGGGTGGCGGTCACCTACGTGGAGGGTGAGCGGGTGTACGCGGCGCTTGGGGAGTGA
- a CDS encoding DUF4235 domain-containing protein, which translates to MAKIKQQKLPLLYQPLGFVLSWAGGTLAGLAYRKVWRTIRHEEHAPDALDPDRGWGEILLASAVQGAIFAVVRTAVDRTGARAVARSRRGRTGGRD; encoded by the coding sequence ATGGCGAAGATCAAGCAGCAAAAGCTCCCTCTCCTCTACCAGCCGCTCGGCTTCGTGCTGAGCTGGGCGGGCGGGACTCTGGCGGGACTGGCCTACCGCAAGGTGTGGCGGACGATCCGGCACGAGGAGCACGCGCCCGACGCCCTGGACCCGGACCGCGGCTGGGGCGAGATCCTGCTCGCGTCGGCGGTCCAGGGCGCCATCTTCGCGGTGGTGCGCACGGCCGTGGACCGCACCGGCGCACGGGCCGTCGCCCGGTCCCGGCGCGGGCGGACGGGCGGGCGCGACTGA
- a CDS encoding nitroreductase family deazaflavin-dependent oxidoreductase gives MPLEGEYEPSPTDWVREQVELYESSGGTKGTTLLDTGLPVILLTTRGSQSGKIRKTPLMRVEHDGTYAAVASLGGAPKHPVWYFNVKADPHVELQDGTVRRDMRAREVTGQEKADWWERAVAAFPPYAEYQEKTDREIPVFVLEPVDGS, from the coding sequence ATGCCTCTTGAAGGTGAGTACGAGCCCAGCCCGACGGACTGGGTGCGCGAGCAGGTCGAGCTGTACGAGAGCTCGGGCGGCACGAAGGGGACCACGCTGCTGGACACGGGGCTGCCGGTGATCCTGCTGACCACCCGTGGCTCGCAGAGCGGGAAGATCCGCAAGACACCGCTGATGCGGGTGGAGCACGACGGCACGTACGCCGCGGTCGCCTCGCTCGGCGGAGCCCCCAAGCATCCTGTCTGGTACTTCAACGTCAAGGCCGATCCGCACGTCGAGCTGCAGGACGGAACGGTCAGGCGGGACATGCGGGCCCGTGAGGTGACCGGCCAGGAGAAGGCCGACTGGTGGGAGCGGGCCGTGGCCGCCTTCCCGCCGTACGCCGAGTACCAGGAGAAGACCGACCGGGAGATCCCGGTGTTCGTCCTGGAGCCGGTGGACGGGAGCTGA